atagccactgggagatcccactttttctgctgGGTGGAGCATAGGTTCTCAGCAAAgccctcccaatctacattgggcctCACCAATTTACAGGAGGCCAcgccgggagcactggatgcagtagatgaccccaatagactcacagttgaagtgtcacctcacctgaaagactgtttggggccctgaatgatggtaagGGAGAAAGTTCAGCATTTTTTTTGGATTAAACATTAGTCCATCATTTTTACTGACTGTTTGGAATGCACAATGTACATAAAAGTCTGAGCAATACTGAAATCAGGAGGCAGACCTCCATCTTTGTGCATCTCCACATGTTTAATCATGAGATTCAAAGTGGGACAGTATCTCTGGCAAACTGTGCAGCAATACATGAGGGCACCAGAATGAGTCTTTAGATGGTTTTTTACAGTTGATCGCCCTCTGAAGAACTTGTGGCACAGCTTGCATTCATAGGGCTTCTCTCCTGAGTGAATTCGTAGGTGATACTGAAACTCACTAGAATGGGAAAACCTCTTCCTACAAAACTCACATTCATACCAGTTCCCTTTGGAAATGATCTTGCCATGGTTTAAAGCAAGGGTGAAAGGAGTCTTTTGCTCTAGATCACGTCCATGTCCATCACTAGTGGATTCATCTGAGGGTGATGTTGTTAAGGTTTTTTTGAGCCATTGGTGTTGAACATGATGACCCTTTGGGCTGTCTGAGCTGTACCCCTTGTGAATCTTCAGATGGTTTTGATAAGAGGCTTCTAATCGAAACTTTCTGCTGCACAAATTACATTTAAATAAATACTCCACACTCTGGTGCGAGGCCAAATGTTGATCTAGAACTGTTCGATCCACAAAGCTATTACCACATACTGAACAGGAAAAAATAGATATATTCATATGAGACAATACATGCCACATTAGGCTACAAACAGATCTCGATGGTTGCTCACACACACAACAAGAAAGACTTTTCATGTCAAggtgagaaaggatgtgctcttTCACAGCAAGGTAGTTTTTAGCCATGGCCTTTCCACAGACTGCACAGAAAAGTTCTGCTGGAGAGCTCCCAAAATTGGGTTCAGGTGGTGGCATGGAGTTGAGGTGGACAATAACATTACTATCATATGGTTTTGCTTTTCTGTGTCCAGCCACTTGCCACTGCGTTACAAACTTCATTTCACACATATCACACGAGAAGAGGAAGATTCCAATGTGAGATAAAACATGGATGATTCGAGAACTTCTATCCGTGAACTTTGCCCCACACACTTTGCACAGCCCCTCCTTCGCATCAATGTGGAGTTTACCATGTTGTCGAATCAAACCTATGTTAGCCGGTAACTCCTTTCCACATACCTGGCATGGCATGCTCTTTCCGTCAATATTGCTGTCCTTAATACAGACAAGACTGTCATCTTCACTGTCATCTGTGAGCTCTATTATTTCTTCAGAAGGACCTCTATTCTCCTGCTGCACATCAAAATTAAGGTCATCAGGTTCAATACCTTCAAACTGCACACACTCCATTTTCTTCATTGAATGATCTTGGAGGTCGACATTGTTTTCAGCACTAGATTCACCACCACTCAATAAATTGGTTTCATAATATTCATTATTTTCTATCCCAAACAGTTCACAAGGGCGTTTATTTGAGTTTAATGAAACACTATCAGTAGATGTGGACTGGCTGTATTCCATCATGTTATCAACAGTTTTTGTTGACTGTTGGTATGAACTATTTTGACTGGCAaggcttctttctccacttctgaaacTCTGTCCCACTTCAATTTGCACGATATAATCTTTATCATGACAAAACTGTGACCCTGTTGTCCTCAAGTATCCCCCACGGGGATTTTGTTCATTTGAGGTCCCAGTGAGAAGTGCATACTCTTCGGTTGACTGTTCTGTCACTTTGCTGGTATCAGTTTTCTCCAGGTCAGGGAATGTACAGTAACAGGCCTTCAGGAGATCATGCATTCCCAGCTTCTCTGCCATCTCATAGATTACACCAACGTTGATGAGATCTGTGAAAAGCTCTGCTGTGTAGATAAAATTCAAGATCTTTTCAAAATTTGCTGGTGTAATAAAGTCTACCACATAGGTTCTTACAGAGTTAACTTCTGAATTCAGAAAGAGGTTCTGGAAATAATTGGCGGCACATGCCAACACTGACTTATGTGCTGAAAACATTCTGTTGCCGACCACAATGATTACATCACACATGATTTCGGAGAGCCTAAACTTATTGAGTTCCTTAAGAAGATTATTTGGGTGGTCACCGCTGTGTAACTTAATTCTCATACCCATTCTTTCAAGTGTTTCTGAAAACTTCCACTAATGTAATCTGCTTCAACAGTGAGTGACTTCATATATTTCCTTGCAATATAATTTGAATAAACACTGCAAACAAAAACAGTTATGTTAATTAAAAGATACAATAATTATAACATGTTAACCTGTTTCATTGAGcagtacaacatagaaacagaccATGTCCATACTAACCTTTATGTTCTTCTACATCAATCCCATCTGCTTCTATTAGCACCATACCTTTCTATGCCTTGCCTATATAAAtgtctaaatatctcttaaatgtaATAGTTCTAAGTGATTTTCCTTAAAAATATTTTCCATGGAACTTTACCTAGAAAATGGGATATTCTTGGATCAATATGGTTAGAAACATTAAATTATGCTATTGGAAATGGAACCCCGTGGAGTCACCATCCAATCTCCTTGATAAATGCCGACCTCAAGATACTTTCCAAAGTCCTAGCCAATAGACTCGAGACAGTGGTTGGGAAAAATCAGATCAAATGGGTTTTATAAGGGGATGTCTCGCATCTATTAATATTCGCTGGCTCTTACACATAAAATCCTGCCTGCCTGTGgtctatgtatgtatgtatgcagTGTATGCTAATCCCTCAGCCCGTGTATGTGTGGGAGGAGGTTTCTCAGTGACATTTGACATAGGACGGGGCACACGACAAGAGGACCTTTTGTCTTCTTTAATTTTTACTATATCTATTGAACCGCTTGCACATTTAATTAGAAACTGTCCTCAGATTTCCCCTGTAACGATTTCTTTCATGATTAAAAGTTAATCTGTCAAAATCAGCACTGATGCTGATTAAAACAGATAAATGTCAGGTGCCTCTCCCTCCCCAGATTAAGGTTACAAAAGAGGTCTTCTGCTTCAATATTAAAGTTAATACTTCCCTATAGTCTGTGGCTAAAACAAatcaattttgaaaaaaatagatATTAATAGATAGACACCCGCCAGCATCAGTCCCAGCCCATATTATCGGTCATTAAAATGAACATCTTACCCCACATTAATTTTATCAGCTCAATGATCCCATTTGTGCCTCCAGCAGGATATTGGATTCCTTACTATGATGCTTTGTTTGGAACGGTAAATGACCCAATATAAAGtggtcagctctacaattcaaaaaATCGGATGGGGAATTGGCGTGTCCAAATTTTAAACTGTATCACTGGGCATTTGTACTAAAAATTCTTAGCAACTGGATGGAGGAGGATAAAATTTCATCATGGAAAAATATAGAACAAGAGCTAAAAAGGTTGAAGGACTTTCTCCTTATAGGTATGTCTACCAAAATATGTGATTTGTATTAAGATCCAATTTTAACCCATATGCTAtaagtgtttagggcagcagaaAAATTCTGAAAATTTAAAAGCCTATGGTGCAAATGATCTCCATTATAGTACAATAATCATTTTCTatcggggggtgggggaaccattcactaacagaacttgGGAGATTAAAGGTATTACTGCTCTTTAAGATATTAATGGCGCAAGTATtatccttagctttcaagaactggtatctcgatataatattgataaacactGTCTTTTCTATTTTAAGAgtaagatcagcttgtaaagccGATGTGGTTCCCTgggggtcagatttaaaggaTCATCCTGTTTTAAGTTGGATACATAGGGATATGtctgaattgggacaagacttagaCTAGGATGCGAATTGAGATAATGCTGCCAGAGTTTCGAAAAAACACTTGGaattttgtcatagagcatatctaacaccgagaattagacatcaaatgggactggttcctgacccatattgctcattttcCCCCCACAGAACCattggctcttttatacatgttgtatAGGAATGTTcaggggtttttggtttgtggggaaaggctatcagtactcttacagaactaacaGGGGTATAATTAAAGAAGAATGTAGTCCAGCATTGGAAAcctcctcatgatatttcaagtactcactggcttcagagctttttggacatttcctacctggaattatcatcagcaagagtaaatgatgcacaaccaaacacaatcttaatgtggacaaatttgatatctaacttaaaagattttctgttaaaataggaaggctctgtctgtgtatgcactactagtcatttggttggtg
This window of the Hypanus sabinus isolate sHypSab1 chromosome Y unlocalized genomic scaffold, sHypSab1.hap1 SUPER_Y_unloc_1, whole genome shotgun sequence genome carries:
- the LOC132385999 gene encoding zinc finger and BTB domain-containing protein 39-like, producing the protein MGMRIKLHSGDHPNNLLKELNKFRLSEIMCDVIIVVGNRMFSAHKSVLACAANYFQNLFLNSEVNSVRTYVVDFITPANFEKILNFIYTAELFTDLINVGVIYEMAEKLGMHDLLKACYCTFPDLEKTDTSKVTEQSTEEYALLTGTSNEQNPRGGYLRTTGSQFCHDKDYIVQIEVGQSFRSGERSLASQNSSYQQSTKTVDNMMEYSQSTSTDSVSLNSNKRPCELFGIENNEYYETNLLSGGESSAENNVDLQDHSMKKMECVQFEGIEPDDLNFDVQQENRGPSEEIIELTDDSEDDSLVCIKDSNIDGKSMPCQVCGKELPANIGLIRQHGKLHIDAKEGLCKVCGAKFTDRSSRIIHVLSHIGIFLFSCDMCEMKFVTQWQVAGHRKAKPYDSNVIVHLNSMPPPEPNFGSSPAELFCAVCGKAMAKNYLAVKEHILSHLDMKSLSCCVCEQPSRSVCSLMWHVLSHMNISIFSCSVCGNSFVDRTVLDQHLASHQSVEYLFKCNLCSRKFRLEASYQNHLKIHKGYSSDSPKGHHVQHQWLKKTLTTSPSDESTSDGHGRDLEQKTPFTLALNHGKIISKGNWYECEFCRKRFSHSSEFQYHLRIHSGEKPYECKLCHKFFRGRSTVKNHLKTHSGALMYCCTVCQRYCPTLNLMIKHVEMHKDGGLPPDFSIAQTFMYIVHSKQSVKMMD